A portion of the Oncorhynchus gorbuscha isolate QuinsamMale2020 ecotype Even-year linkage group LG07, OgorEven_v1.0, whole genome shotgun sequence genome contains these proteins:
- the LOC124040430 gene encoding ribosome-binding protein 1-like, which yields MDLYDPQTLGIMVFGGFMVISALGIVLVSTFSMKETSYEEALAKQRREQGKMAPLGQLTKKDKKKEKASEKKNRGKKEPNGKLPELDLEDITVAEPELAPEPVSAPKPAPKPTPTPAPEPTPAPKPAPEPTSTPAPEPTPAPAPPCCRGLPCSKEEEEREEDDG from the exons ATGGATCTATATGACCCTCAGACACTTGGCATCATGGTATTTGGAGGCTTCATGGTCATCTCAGCCCTCGGTATCGTTCTGGTCTCCACCTTCTCCATGAAG GAGACCTCCTATGAGGAGGCCTTGGCCAAgcagcgcagagagcagggtaagATGGCGCCGCTGGGACAGCTGACCAAGAAGgacaagaagaaggagaag GCGTCTGAGAAGAAGAACCGGGGTAAGAAGGAACCCAATGGGAAGCTTCCAGAATTAGACCTAGAGGATATCACAGTGGCCGAGCCTGAACTAGCTCCAGAACCAGTTTCTGCCCCCAAACCTGCCCCTAAGCCTACCCCTACCCCTGCTCCTGAACCAACCCCTGCTCCCAAACCTGCCCCTGAACCTACCTCTACCCCTGCTCCTGAACCAACCCCTGCTCCAGCTCCCCCCTGCTGTAGAGGCCTCCCCTgctccaaagaagaagaagaaagagaagaagatgaTGGCTAA